The following proteins are encoded in a genomic region of Nicotiana sylvestris chromosome 4, ASM39365v2, whole genome shotgun sequence:
- the LOC104233622 gene encoding uncharacterized protein, whose amino-acid sequence MAHVVKPLMNWPKWHHYLYVRASFVHLVQSPIPLFSSSNVRQPPLSTASHSAFRQAHFRSGAAVKSRDTLLPPDPYESESDSDGKTRKSRNEKKREARRAVRWAMDLAKFSPPQIKHILRVASTEQEVLDAVLLVKRLGPDVREGKRRQFNYIGRLLREVDPELMDGLIQATKDGDQTKFQALSGSELSATEDVDEEVEETEYEDDEDDSEDDIALADRWFDGLIDKDADITKEIYSLTEVDFDRQELRGLVRKVQSIREQRSNSDEDDEGKVNSDIVRAERSLTRFLRGLAKQLSAE is encoded by the exons ATGGCTCATGTAGTTAAGCCTCTAATGAATTGGCCAAAATGGCATCACTATTTATACGTTCGCGCCTCATTCGTTCACCTGGTTCAATCACCAATTCCACTCTTCTCGAGCAGTAACGTCCGTCAACCGCCGTTATCCACGGCATCACATTCCGCTTTCCGGCAAGCTCATTTTCGTTCCGGCGCCGCCGTTAAATCGCGTGATACTTTATTACCTCCGGATCCCTATGAGAGTGAGAGTGATTCCGATGGAAAAACAAGGAAGAGTCGCAACGAGAAGAAGCGTGAAGCTCGTCGCGCTGTTCGGTGGGCCATGGATTTAGCTAAGTTCTCTCCTCCTCAAATTAAGCACATTCTCAG AGTGGCTTCGACGGAGCAAGAGGTATTGGATGCCGTCCTGCTAGTCAAG AGACTAGGTCCTGACGTTCGAGAAGGAAAGCGTAGACAATTTAATTACATAG GTAGATTATTGCGGGAAGTTGATCCTGAATTGATGGATGGTTTAATTCAGGCAACAAAAGATGGAGACCAAACTAAATTTCAGGCTTTATCTGGTTCGGAACTTTCGGCTACTGAAGATGTTGATGAGGAAGTTGAAGAGACTGAATATGAGGATGACGAAGAT GATTCTGAGGACGATATTGCTTTAGCTGATAGGTGGTTTGATGGCTTGATAGATAAGGACGCTGACATCACAAAAGAAATCTATTCTCTAACTGAGGTTGACTTTGATCGCCAG GAGTTACGTGGTCTTGTTAGGAAAGTACAATCAATACGAGAACAACGGAGCAATTCAGACGAGGATGATGAAGGAAAAGTAAACAGTGATATTGTCCGTGCAGAAAGGTCCCTCACCCGTTTCCTTCGAGGTCTAGCCAAGCAGCTTTCAGCTGAATAG